The window GCGACAGTGGCGGGACAACGGGTCTCGTTGACGATGCAAACAGCGATGAGGAAGAGAATATCGCAGAGACAATCACTGGAGGTAGTGGTGAGGATGAAACTGGTGGCGCTGTTGATGTGCTTATCAATACAGCGAACAAGTCCATCTCTGTCGCAGGACCGGACGGAGGGGATGTCAGCGCAACTAATCTGTTCCCGTCTGCCGCTAGCATTTACGGCGATGCTATCGATACCGAGTACGTGAGCCTTGTTGCCAACGACGTGACAATCGTTTTCGGCGACGAGCAAGGGCTCCCACCGAGTAGCTCAGTTGGGTTCAGCAACCTGTTTGCGTTCGTGCCAAACACAAATGGTACTGAGTTCGACGTTCGCTTCGAGAGCGATACGGCAGCTAATGCAAGCCTCCTCACAGAGATAGGAGGAACAGGTCTTAACAGTGATGATGACACGAGTAATGATCCAAGCTTCACCATTAGTGGTGTGTCCAAACCTAATGGTCAATCAGCCATAGAGTCGGGAGATATCACAGAACAGCCTGCTAGCGTCGACACCACAACGTCAGATAACACTAGTCAGACGCTCGATATAACTATCGAATAACTGTCATCGTAAGGACAGTCTGTCAGTTTACGGCTCAATCAAAAGCATATGCAGTTCTTTGGTGAAAATAGGGACATCCAGAGCGTCAGATTCGCGTTTAGTTTGCAGAACTGACGAGCGAAGCCTGGGTCGTCGTTGGATCGGGATCAAGCCCCAGCACGACCGATTTGGGGGATTGGTAACGCACTGATTCGGTCCCAGTAGTCAGTTTTTCCAGCGTCATCCCCTGCAGGTGAGCGACCAGCGACAAGACCGGTCGACAACTGGGGTGCTGGTCCAGCCACTCGTCGAACCGATCACCGCGTCCTGTCACAGCCAGCGTCAGTTCACCGCCGTAGTCGATCTCCTGGTGCCCCAATTCGTAGAGAACTTCCGCGATAACAGCCATTTCGTCGGAGAACGCCGGCCCGTAGGCCGTTGTGTCCACCTCAGGGGTAGGGGTTGCAGTCCGTAAATCGCCTTCCTCACCGTCGAATGGCAAGCAAATCCGCCATTCCGTCGCTCGACCCGGTCCAAGATCCTCGCGTTGGATGACGCCAGCGGCCTCGAGGTCGGCAAAGTACGTCTCGTTGTTCCGAAGCGTCTGTGTCGAGACGTCCAGAAGGTCGGCAAGGTCACCCGTCGCCAGGGGTTCATCGACATCCAGCAGTATCGCGACAGCCTCGGAGACCGACTGAGGTCCGAGATCGGGCAGGAGTTCGTCGACATCCAGCTCCGACAGCGCATACCGGAGATCGTCGGTCGTGAGGGTCCGTGGCTGGTCCGCCTCCCCGCCGAGGTGGAAGACAGCCCGCGCCGCAGCGAACGTTCCGCTCGTCAGGGCATGGAGGATCGAAACCGTCTCTCGGGTCGGTTTCAACGATTTGAGGCTCAGTTGGCGAGAAAGAGCGGTCGCAACAGCATCACGACGGTCGCCATCGACGATATCGAGGTTCACCATGAACGCTGAGAACCCATCGGCGCCGTCCTGCAAGTCCAGATGATCGTCAAGGTCCTCGAGGTGGGGTCGCATCGAGTCGACCGTTGGGCCAGCAAGCACCCAGCTGCCGGTCGTGTCACCGGTTGGGTCCGCTGCGTCGACGTCGGGTGTCGCGAGCAGTTGTGACCGTTTCTCTTCACGGTCCTCGTAGAGCACTCGGTACGCGGAATAGAGCCCGTAGCGGCTGGACACCGCAGTCTGGGTTGCGATCATCTTCGCGAGATTGTCTCGGCGAGTGCCATCTTCAACCGCCCAGTCAGGGACCTTGAGGACGCGAGTGATATCGATGCCGAGCATATCATAGATCCGGGAGACGGTTCCCAGCAGGCCGTGGGCGTTGCGCATCACCGTCGAGAGGCTCTCGTTCTCGTCGTCGTCGCCGTTGCCCTGGGCGTCGGTCGTCATCCGGAGTAGCTCATCACGAGCGTCTCGAAGCCGGGACCGGAGGCCTTCGGCGGTAGCGTCTTCATTCCGGAGATAGCCCAGACACCCCCCATCGCGGAGGAGATACGGGTCGGACACCGGGAGTCCATCCAATCCAGACCGGTCTGGCCCGCCAGCAAGCCGATTCTGCGTTAAGACCTGCTGAAACGCCGGTTCCGAGAGTAACGCCGCACAAAGACGGACCACTGTGTAGACCTGGTAGCCGGCTGCTTCGACTTCGACAACGATCTCATCGCGTTCCTCCAGGAATGAGTAGCTGACCCCACGAGAGTCCCCGGTCGAATCGACCGTGCGGGAGCAAAGCGCGATTTCACCGGGAGCAGCCGCCGAGACGGCCCCATCGTGGATGTGGCCATCAAGGAATGAGACGGTCGGAGTGGTGTTGGAGCCGCCGCGGGTGGCGGTCGCGGCCTCGCCGTCGGGCCGGTCCCCCTCCTCTCTCTCGGCGGTTGGGGTGTACACGGTACTGTGCTGAGATTTTGGGGGGTCAGTAACGCCGGGTGAATCGGCCCGCTGGCCGGAACCCGCTGCCTGCTGGCTCTCGTCAGTACGACCCGAACCGCCAGCAGACGGGACGTACGGCGAGTCAATCGAGAAGTCTGGGTGTTCGTCCAGCAGTGCATAGCCAGCCGGCAGCAACCGCACAGTCCGATCTCCAGAGCCATGAGATTTCACCAAGTCGAGGTCGGCCATACGCTTCATCCACGCGCGCAGCGCCTCACGAGAGGCCCACTCCAAGAGCGTGTGATTCTGCAGCGCGTCGTAGGTCAATTGCTCTCTGTCAGCGTCTGCAACGGCGTAGAGACGCTTCCAGTCCTCGTGGCGTGCGCCACGGTCGGCAAGCAACTCCCGGACGTGCTGGCGGCGCTGGGCAGTTCTGGTCGACGCGGAGTCGGACCCATATAGGCGCGACTCCAGGGAGTGAGTCACGCTGGCCGGCAGCACGTCGTCGAACTCGGTCAGCAGATGACGCTGGACGCGCGGCGTTGCGTTAGTCAGGATCACGTCGAGGCCAGCACTCAGTTCGACAAGGAACTCGATCAGCGACGAGCGCTGGGTTCGAGAGAGCTCCCACAGCTCACGCACGTCAACGGCAAGCGTGGGCTGGACATCGGCGGCTTCAAGCACCGCGATCGGCCCCTCCAGTACATCAGCAAGCGATGAATGAGTCCCGATAGATGTTGTGCCACCGAGCTGGCGAGACACTTCTAGCAGCCGGAACCACTGCAACTGTGAGTCGGCTGCTTGGGCGGCGAGTGCTGCGTAGTGGTGTTCAGCACCAACACCGGGAATCTCATCAGCGAGCGCCGTGACACCGCACTCTTCGATCAGTGTCGCCCGCCACTCGTCGCGAGGCACATCCGCGAGCAGTTGGCGTAGCGCTGTCAAGAGTGCATCCGAGAGTTGCGTATCGGGCTCCCAGAGAGCGCGATTGAGAGCCCGCGGGCTGGACACGGCATCTGGACCCAACCTCAGACCTACTGTGGAGTCTATCGACCCCTCGGGGCGAACGGTGATACTCGTCATTTGCGTCGAGTACGACCTTCTAACGGCTCTCTGGCGACACGAATAGGCCCGAACTGCGCAGAGATGGCTCTCGCTGTTCGGGCACAACGCTTATTCTATCCCGGTCAGAAACAGTAGGTGAGAACAACTGAGCGTTCGTCACCTTCTCAGCCGAGGTCGGTGGGACGACCCCGGCATCCTGCCTCTTACCGATTAGCGGTGAGTGTCTTCTCTGTGCTTGATGTTGAATCGGTTTGGTCGGCTGTGTGTTAAGTACGTCGGCTATTGTAACGGGTTGCGTCAGACGTACGTCTGACGATTTGCAGGCTCTCATTGTGCCACCTCTGCGCTGACCTGCATCCGCAGGCGTTCAGTCGCACTCTCGCTGCGGGCGTGTTCCTCAAGGACGATCACGTCGATCACGTCGCCGGACCGGGGCCACGCTTCCACGACAGCGACGAGATCGCCGTCGGCGACGGTCGACCTATCGATAGCTCCGTAGAGGTCACGAATGAGCGCCCACGGACTGTCGAGTGCAGCCTTCGCGTCAGCTTCGTCTTCCGGAACCCACTCCAGCACAGAGCCGTGCTGATTGCGACGAGCACGGACCCGCAAGCGGACTGGGTCAGACATCAGTCTGCCCCCGCGTTGCATCTCTGGCAGCCGCGGACCAGTTGTGACAGTCGAAGCACTGGGTTGCGTGTGGTTCGTCGCGAGATTCCGGTGCGCCATCGTACCACTCCCGGTCGACAGTCTCAGGGTCGAACGATTCTCCACACATCGTCAGACCGGAAACCCACTCGAAGCAGACCCCGGAGTGGCCGTTATCGAGGTTGACAGCCCAGCCGGTCGGGCTAAGCGTCTGATTCGCCGCCGTCATGCCAGATCACGCTCCTCAAGCAACTCGTCACGGCGGCCGTACAGCGCCTCGCTGTGGCACTTTTCGCATGGGACGCCACTGTCCAGCCGGTCCCGTGCAGCCTGTGTGACTGCCTGTGGATCGTCCACTTCTGTGAATCCCGTCCACTGCTCGTTGGCAATCGCGAAGTAGTGGTCAGCACAGTAGAGGTGGAACTCTGCTTGGTCGTTCCACCAGATGTGTGTCGCCTGCGGGAGGTCGTCGTCGTCCAGTTCGGCATCGATAGCCTCCATCAACCGGTCTTGGGCGTCGAAGAACCGCTCTACTGTGCCGGGCTCTGCTTTGGTAAGGTCGATACCCTCGAACGATTTGAGTTCGTCGAGGATCGACTCGATATCGGCTTCGGAGACGCGCCCGCCGTCGGACATGGCGATGGGCTTTGTTGCGACGGTCTCGCAGTCGGCTGTCTGAAGCAGGTGCGCCGTCGATGTCTTCACGTAGGTCCAGACGCCCTCGCAAGCCAGACACAGGACGTTGAAGCGGTCCTGTTGCTGTAGTTCGCCGTCACAGTTGTCGCGAGGACAGTCTTCGTGGTCCCAGCACAGCTCCGTGCCGGTCGCTGACTGCTCACTCTGCATTGTCGCCCTCCTGTTCGTCGCCTTCGTCGAGGACGATTCGTTCGAGGCGGGCCAGCCGCTGCTCGATATCGGCGTCGGAGACACACCCGCCGTCGGTCTTTGGCTCCCGAACCGGGCCGCCAACAGCGGCGACCGCGTCGGCGGTGGGCCAGCGCTCGTCGAGCGAGCGGCCGTCTGTATCGTTGTGGGTGCCGTGGTCGGTGCTCATGCCGACCCTCCCGTGGAGTCTTCGGGCACCTCAAAGCCGTTCTCGCGGAGGACATCAGCCGGTGAGCGGCCGGACCCGCCGTGGTTCCCGCGTGGGTCGGGCTTGTCGTTGGCTTTGGCTGCACAGACACTGCAGAGGCCATAGCGCTCGCGGTCGGTCTCATCGGCGACACGGAACACTTCGATGTCGTCGGTGCCGGCATCACACAGTGGCGTCGGGTCCTCGCGGGTGGCCTCGGGGGCTGGATGGTGGACTTTACCGTCGTTCCACTGGGATTTGGGCATGACGTAGAACTCGTCGTCGGTGGGCGTCATCTGACACCTCCGTTGTGGCAGTGATGCGGGCAGACGATGGCGCGACCCGGAGGCCGCGGGCGTGACCGTACTCGGTGCCGTCGCTGACTGTGACCCGGCGTCGGCACTCGGTACACAGCGCTTCGTTGCGAGCGCGTGTGATCGAGACTGTGGAGGGCTCGGGTGGCTGGGCGACCAGATGCGGGTGGCCCTGCAGGTAGGCCGGGCGGTTTGGGCGGTGCATACTCATTGTGGGCCTCCGCTGACGGCGACCAGCACCTGTCTGGCTTCGCGCGTGCGTTTGGTTGTGGTGTCTATCTGTGCGAGCGCGAGTCGGACTGTGCAGGCGTCTACTCGTGCTTGGCTGTGGCTGCGGTCGTAGCCGGGCCGGGATAGAACAGTCTGGCAGTCCTCGATGACAGCGGCGTCGGTGTCGGCTTCGGTGAGGAGTCGTTTCGCGGTTTGGAGGCGACACTCCTGTCGGTCCTGTGCGGTATCGTTATCAGAATGGTGTGTGTTCGTCATAGTGCTGTGCGTGACCGGGTCAGCGGGGCCCCAACCCCGGTGGCTCGATTTTAGTAGCCTATTACTCCCCGGTAAGCCACGCATATTCGGTGATGTACCATCACAAGCACTTAGTGCTTTGCATAGATTAGTGCAAATATGGGACTAAAAAACGCAGAATGCACTTATTGCACGAATTCCAGAACATTCGGTGGGAATAAGCGCCAAGTTACCGACGGTAGAGATATGCCCCCAGAGGCCCGTCGGGAACTGGTTTTGGAATTTGTCGTTCATCACGATATACCACTGCCACCACTCGCAATCTGGGCTGGTTTGAACCGACAACACAGGGTCACGTTTTCGTACAGAACGATGCAGAATATTCTGAGTGATCTTGTGGATAACGGAGACTTGTTCAAAGTGGATACAGAGAAACTCCGTGACGGCGAAATTTCGCAGATTGAGGGCGATAGTTCTTCCCGACGAGCATACTATTTTGCGACGGAACAGGGCATAGAGCGAATTGAGAATAAAATAGACGATAAA of the Haloarcula marismortui ATCC 43049 genome contains:
- a CDS encoding replication protein H, with the protein product MSSPRALNRALWEPDTQLSDALLTALRQLLADVPRDEWRATLIEECGVTALADEIPGVGAEHHYAALAAQAADSQLQWFRLLEVSRQLGGTTSIGTHSSLADVLEGPIAVLEAADVQPTLAVDVRELWELSRTQRSSLIEFLVELSAGLDVILTNATPRVQRHLLTEFDDVLPASVTHSLESRLYGSDSASTRTAQRRQHVRELLADRGARHEDWKRLYAVADADREQLTYDALQNHTLLEWASREALRAWMKRMADLDLVKSHGSGDRTVRLLPAGYALLDEHPDFSIDSPYVPSAGGSGRTDESQQAAGSGQRADSPGVTDPPKSQHSTVYTPTAEREEGDRPDGEAATATRGGSNTTPTVSFLDGHIHDGAVSAAAPGEIALCSRTVDSTGDSRGVSYSFLEERDEIVVEVEAAGYQVYTVVRLCAALLSEPAFQQVLTQNRLAGGPDRSGLDGLPVSDPYLLRDGGCLGYLRNEDATAEGLRSRLRDARDELLRMTTDAQGNGDDDENESLSTVMRNAHGLLGTVSRIYDMLGIDITRVLKVPDWAVEDGTRRDNLAKMIATQTAVSSRYGLYSAYRVLYEDREEKRSQLLATPDVDAADPTGDTTGSWVLAGPTVDSMRPHLEDLDDHLDLQDGADGFSAFMVNLDIVDGDRRDAVATALSRQLSLKSLKPTRETVSILHALTSGTFAAARAVFHLGGEADQPRTLTTDDLRYALSELDVDELLPDLGPQSVSEAVAILLDVDEPLATGDLADLLDVSTQTLRNNETYFADLEAAGVIQREDLGPGRATEWRICLPFDGEEGDLRTATPTPEVDTTAYGPAFSDEMAVIAEVLYELGHQEIDYGGELTLAVTGRGDRFDEWLDQHPSCRPVLSLVAHLQGMTLEKLTTGTESVRYQSPKSVVLGLDPDPTTTQASLVSSAN